A section of the Natronolimnobius sp. AArcel1 genome encodes:
- a CDS encoding IclR family transcriptional regulator: protein MSDPPKNPVKSIQRAVALLSVLKETGGARIVDLEERVDLSKATIHSYLATLEEAGFVEKDGVTYRLGLAPLTLGGYVRDHDPLYMAGRDGADELAEQTGELVALMTEWNGRSTYLYQTSGDQALAMDSHLGVQLPMHCTAAGKAILAELPRDQIDAIIERHGLPAWTANTITDREHLLAELEEIQSRGVAFDDEERITGLRGVGVPVTTDDSLLGAIALAGPVNRLQGTRYWEDLPEQLTKIERMIEVKATYPPA from the coding sequence ATGAGCGATCCGCCCAAAAATCCAGTTAAGTCGATTCAACGAGCTGTGGCTCTCCTTTCGGTGCTTAAAGAAACCGGTGGTGCGCGTATTGTCGATCTTGAGGAGCGTGTCGATCTCTCGAAGGCGACGATACATAGCTATCTGGCGACGCTCGAGGAGGCTGGCTTCGTCGAAAAAGATGGTGTCACGTATCGGCTCGGGTTGGCGCCGCTGACACTCGGTGGGTATGTCCGGGATCACGACCCGCTGTACATGGCTGGGCGTGACGGCGCTGATGAACTCGCTGAGCAAACGGGCGAACTGGTCGCGTTGATGACCGAGTGGAACGGCCGGTCGACGTACCTGTACCAGACATCGGGCGATCAAGCACTTGCGATGGACTCACACCTCGGCGTCCAGTTGCCGATGCACTGTACCGCTGCAGGGAAGGCGATTCTCGCAGAACTACCTCGTGATCAAATAGACGCGATTATCGAGAGACACGGACTTCCAGCCTGGACCGCGAACACGATTACTGACCGTGAGCATCTTCTCGCAGAACTCGAAGAGATTCAGTCCCGGGGTGTCGCTTTCGATGATGAAGAGCGAATTACCGGCTTGCGTGGTGTCGGTGTGCCGGTAACAACTGATGACTCGCTGCTCGGTGCAATTGCCCTCGCGGGCCCTGTCAACCGGCTACAAGGAACGCGATACTGGGAGGATTTACCGGAACAGTTGACAAAAATCGAACGAATGATCGAGGTGAAAGCGACGTATCCGCCGGCGTAG
- a CDS encoding aldose 1-epimerase: MSARQTAPRIDDAYTYHGIDAVLLENAHLRVLVLPGKGGDILEFRDKQTDVDVLWHADHEWMPPDTGTVPEPESASWLDHYPGGWQLNLPIAGTVTDDNVPYGLHGESALIPWSYTTSTTDDAVVLELQTDLLRYPFALERTLTLSATDPTLEITERVTNEGGVDLEYIWQQHIALGQPLIGPGARLDVPTSMGQVAEYRPGHENARLESGATFEWPDAPGTDGTMIDLRQFPPLDSTIHDVAYATDLEAGWFAVTNPDLDVGFCFTFPTDPFECLWYWQPFGGHAEAPYWNRNYNVGLEPTTAYPAVDVPAAQRDNGTMKTLGAGETLEASFVARTYHDVASVRAVDADGTIHEDM, translated from the coding sequence ATGTCTGCCCGTCAGACTGCGCCGCGAATTGATGATGCATACACCTATCACGGCATTGACGCCGTTCTCCTCGAGAACGCGCATCTCCGCGTCTTGGTCCTTCCCGGGAAGGGTGGGGATATTCTTGAATTCCGTGATAAACAGACTGATGTCGATGTCCTGTGGCACGCCGACCACGAGTGGATGCCACCTGATACTGGGACGGTTCCTGAACCGGAATCTGCGTCCTGGCTCGATCACTATCCCGGTGGCTGGCAACTCAATCTTCCGATCGCTGGCACTGTTACGGATGATAACGTTCCGTATGGGCTCCACGGCGAAAGCGCCCTCATCCCGTGGTCGTACACGACTTCGACTACCGATGATGCCGTGGTACTCGAGTTACAGACTGACCTGTTGCGATATCCATTCGCACTCGAGCGGACGCTGACGCTTTCAGCCACGGACCCAACACTCGAAATTACCGAGCGCGTGACCAACGAGGGGGGCGTTGATCTTGAGTACATCTGGCAACAACATATTGCGCTCGGGCAGCCATTGATTGGACCAGGTGCACGACTTGATGTCCCGACCAGTATGGGCCAGGTCGCGGAGTATCGGCCGGGCCACGAGAACGCGCGACTCGAGTCCGGAGCGACCTTCGAGTGGCCCGATGCACCGGGAACCGACGGCACGATGATCGACCTCCGCCAGTTCCCGCCACTCGATTCGACGATCCATGATGTGGCGTACGCGACCGACCTCGAGGCAGGCTGGTTTGCCGTCACGAATCCCGATCTCGACGTTGGCTTCTGTTTTACCTTCCCCACTGATCCGTTCGAGTGTCTCTGGTACTGGCAACCATTCGGTGGTCACGCCGAAGCGCCCTACTGGAACCGTAACTACAACGTTGGCCTCGAGCCGACAACCGCCTATCCGGCTGTCGACGTTCCCGCTGCCCAGCGAGACAACGGGACGATGAAAACGCTTGGCGCGGGAGAGACGCTCGAGGCATCGTTTGTTGCCCGCACCTACCATGATGTCGCGTCTGTGCGCGCTGTCGACGCGGACGGCACCATTCATGAAGACATGTGA